In the genome of Cryptomeria japonica chromosome 8, Sugi_1.0, whole genome shotgun sequence, one region contains:
- the LOC131041589 gene encoding protein DETOXIFICATION 27, which yields MADSLRTPFLKGSSKEEEKEESYIVRLEEKSEEGVSDSGDFCRRYLTESRKLWAIAGPAIFTRLTMYGTNVITQAFVGHLGDLELAAVSISITVFVGFNFGLLLGMGSALETLCGQAFGAKKYHMMGVYLQRSWIVLFVVSLLLLPMYLFATPILKLMGQSDEIAQLSGTLAVWFIPQHIGYAFSLPLQRYLQSQLKNAIIAWLSGAAFIVHLFLSWLLISQFEMGIVGAAITLNLSLWLPLIGQFLYVICGGCPLTWRGFSREAFVDLWPFIKLSVASGVMLVLEIWYYRVLILLTGHLKNAQVAVDSLAICMNINGVEVMIPLGFLAATGVRVANELGSGNGKGAKFAVIVAVTTSMVIGLLFWVLILTFRNDFALIFTQSAIIIEAVSKLAYLLSFTILLNSVQPVLSGVAIGSGWQAIVAYVNIGCYYVIGVPLGVILGWVFHLKVLGIWAGMISGTAVQTLVLIIITYRCDWDREAAKAIERVNTWSSDAPSRTLLK from the exons ATGGCAGATTCACTCAGAACTCCATTTCTGAAGGGTTCTTCCAAGGAGGAGGAGAAGGAAGAGTCATATATTGTACGCTTGGAAGAGAAGAGTGAAGAGGGTGTTTCAGATTCTGGAGATTTTTGCAGAAGGTATTTAACAGAGTCCAGAAAGTTATGGGCGATTGCAGGTCCTGCTATTTTTACTCGGCTTACGATGTATGGGACTAATGTCATAACTCAGGCTTTTGTTGGTCACTTGGGTGATTTGGAGCTTGCTGCAGTTTCTATTTCAATAACAGTTTTTGTTGGTTTCAACTTCGGCTTGCTG CTAGGTATGGGTAGTGCCTTAGAAACATTATGTGGACAAGCCTTTGGGGCTAAGAAGTATCACATGATGGGAGTGTATCTGCAGCGCTCATGGATTGTGCTTTTCGTGGTTTCTCTCCTGCTGCTACCAATGTACCTTTTTGCAACCCCTATTCTGAAATTGATGGGGCAGAGTGATGAAATAGCTCAACTATCTGGCACACTTGCTGTCTGGTTTATTCCTCAGCACATAGGATATGCTTTCTCTCTTCCTCTTCAGAGATATTTGCAATCACAGCTTAAAAATGCAATTATTGCATGGCTCTCTGGAGCAGCCTTTATTGTCCATCTATTTTTGAGCTGGCTCCTAATTTCACAGTTCGAAATGGGTATCGTGGGAGCTGCAATAACATTAAACTTGTCTTTATGGCTGCCTCTCATTGGACAATTTCTCTATGTCATCTGTGGGGGCTGCCCGCTCACATGGAGAGGATTTTCCCGAGAGGCATTCGTGGACCTCTGGCCTTTCATCAAGCTGTCTGTGGCTTCAGGAGTTATGCTAGT TTTGGAAATATGGTATTACAGAGTATTGATTCTCCTGACTGGGCACCTCAAAAATGCCCAGGTTGCGGTGGATTCACTTGCCATCTG CATGAACATCAATGGAGTTGAGGTGATGATACCACTGGGATTTCTAGCTGCCACTGG GGTGAGGGTTGCGAATGAGCTTGGCAGTGGAAATGGAAAAGGTGCAAAATTCGCAGTGATTGTGGCAGTAACAACCTCCATGGTGATCGGTCTTCTCTTTTGGGTTCTCATTCTCACATTTCGCAATGACTTTGCTCTGATTTTCACACAGAGTGCAATCATTATTGAGGCAGTATCCAAATTGGCATACTTGCTGTCATTTACTATTCTTCTGAACAGTGTGCAACCAGTTCTCTCAG GAGTAGCCATTGGATCAGGATGGCAGGCAATTGTTGCTTATGTTAACATTGGTTGCTATTATGTAATTGGTGTTCCGCTTGGTGTGATTCTTGGTTGGGTGTTTCACCTCAAGGTTTTG GGAATATGGGCTGGAATGATAAGTGGGACAGCGGTGCAGACACTTGTTTTAATTATAATCACATACCGCTGTGATTGGGATCGAGAA GCTGCGAAAGCGATAGAACGTGTAAACACATGGTCTTCGGATGCTCCTTCCAGGACTCTTCTGAAATAG